A region of Pseudorasbora parva isolate DD20220531a chromosome 14, ASM2467924v1, whole genome shotgun sequence DNA encodes the following proteins:
- the dpp4 gene encoding dipeptidyl peptidase 4: protein MEIGKWLLAACGIVVIVVLIAVPTAIFLNEDKTESQRTFTLEDYFNGTVRTKSYNLRWVSDDEYLHKTGDGSVLLINAATGNGHEFLNQQIFARVAAFDYMVSADRKYVCFLSNYTKQWRHSYTASYSIYDLEKRDFINTDIPHDIQYLAWSPTGHKLAFVWKNDVYVKESPNSTFTPVTNDGAHNLILNGIPDWVYEEEMFSTNFALWWSPNGRFVAYAKFNDTEVHNIEYTWYGEGQYPDTVFIPYPKAGTPNPIVKLFVFDTNSSKSEEVLVPSDVGAGEHYLSTVTWASNERIAVQWQKRTQNYVSLKTYDFNSGAWSESSLSQIITSSTGWVGRFSPDEPVFRPDGSSFYYVLSDEDHFKHLVYFSGTGKTFVTKGKWEVTSILKVTNNAVYYVSNEHNASPGQRNVYKITINGATHSERECLTCTINADRCKYNSALFSAEGTFYLMSCSGPGLPLHTLRNSRDGTEVRVLEDNSHLENTLQNIAMPSVTHGTLKIGEFELWYQMILPPKFDKSKKYPLLIDVYAGPCSQKSDFRFRVGWSTYLASTEKIIVASFDGRGSGYQGDKIMHALYKRLGTYEVEDQITAARQFINMGFIDKNRVAIWGWSYGGYVTSMVLGAGSGVFKCGMAVAPVSKWEYYDSIYTERYMLTPAENQAFYDNSTVTGRAKNFKSVQYLLVHGTADDNVHFQQAAQISKALVDEQVDFDAMWYTDDDHSLGGSANQHVYTHMSHFLKTCFA from the exons ATG GAAATTGGGAAATGGCTTCTGGCAGCATGTGGGATCGTAGTGATCGTTGTCTTAATAGCTGTTCCAACCGCAATTTTCCTCAACG aagATAAAACTGAATCCCAGAGGACTTTTACTCTAGAAGATTACTTCAACGGCACCGTAAGAACCAAATCATACAACCTGCGCTGGGTCTCAG ATGATGAATATCTTCACAAGACAGGAGATGGCTCAGTGCTCCTGATCAACGCAGCCACAGGAAACGGACATGAATTCCTGAACCAACAGATATTT GCCCGTGTGGCAGCTTTCGATTACATGGTGTCAGCCGATCGAAAATACGTCTGTTTCCTGAGCAACTACACTAAG CAATGGAGACACTCGTACACTGCATCATATTCCATCTACGACCTGGAAAAAAG GGATTTTATAAATACAGATATCCCACATGATATCCAGTACCTAGCATGGTCTCCAACCGGCCACAAACTA GCATTTGTGTGGAAGAATGACGTCTATGTGAAGGAATCTCCCAACTCCACATTCACACCGGTGACCAATGACGGAGCCCACAACCTGATCCTCAACGGCATCCCTGACTGGGTGTATGAGG AGGAGATGTTCTCCACCAATTTTGCTTTGTGGTGGTCACCAAATGGGAGGTTTGTGGCGTACGCCAAATTTAATGACACTGAAGTCCACAATATCGAGTACACGTGGTATGGAGAAGGCCAATATCCAGATACTGTCTTCATACCTTACCCTAAG GCTGGAACCCCAAACCCAATTGTAAAACTGTTCGTCTTCGATACAAACTCATCCAAGTCTGAGGAAGTCCTAGTCCCCAGTGATGTTGGTGCAGG AGAGCACTACCTGAGCACTGTTACGTGGGCCTCGAATGAGCGAATTGCAGTCCAGTGGCAGAAAAGGACGCAAAACTATGTCAGTTTGAAGACGTATGACTTCAACAGTGGCGCTTGGAGCGAAAGTTCACTG AGCCAGATTATCACAAGCAGTACGGGTTGGGTTGGCCGG TTCTCTCCAGATGAACCTGTCTTTCGGCCAGACGGCAGCAGCTTCTATTACGTTTTGAGTGACGAGGACCATTTTAAGCATCTTGTTTATTTCAGTGGA ACAGGAAAAACGTTCGTGACTAAGGGAAAGTGGGAGGTCACTAGCATCCTTAAGGTCACAAACAATGCCGT ATACTACGTGAGTAACGAACACAACGCGAGTCCAGGGCAAAGGAACGTTTACAA aatcacCATAAATGGCGCTACTCATTCAGAGAGGGAGTGTCTGACCTGTACCATCAATGCGGACCGCTGCAAATATAATTCTGCTCTCTTTAGCGCCGAAGGAACCTTCTACCTCATGAGTTGTTCTG GGCCTGGACTGCCTCTGCATACACTGAGAAACAGCCGAGATGGAACAG AGGTGAGAGTTCTTGAAGACAACAGCCATTTGGAAAATACTCTGCAGAATATCGCAATGCCATCAGTTACACACGGCACGCTGAAGATCGGAGAGTTCG AGCTTTGGTACCAGATGATTCTGCCTCCCAAATTCGACAAATCCAAAAAATATCCTCTGCTTATTGACGT ATACGCGGGCCCCTGCAGTCAGAAGTCAGATTTCCGGTTCAGGGTCGGATGGTCCACATACTTGGCCAGCACGGAGAAAATAATCGTGGCCAGCTTTGATGGTAGAGGAAGTGGTTACCAAGGAGACAAAATCATGCATGCCCTCTACAAACGACTCGGCACTTATGAAGTCGAGGATCAGATAACGGCTGCTAG ACAGTTTATCAACATGGGCTTCATAGATAAAAACAGGGTTGCCATCtggggatgg TCTTATGGTGGTTATGTCACTTCGATGGTCCTGGGAGCTGGAAGTGGAGTTTTTAAATGCGGCATGGCTGTCGCTCCGGTGTCTAAATGGGAGTATTATG ACTCGATTTACACTGAGAGGTACATGCTCACGCCGGCGGAGAATCAGGCCTTTTATGAT AATTCCACAGTGACAGGAAGAGCCAAGAACTTTAAATCGGTCCAGTACCTTCTGGTGCACGGCACCGCTGACG ATAATGTTCACTTCCAACAAGCTGCTCAGATCTCCAAAGCGCTCGTGGATGAACAAGTGGACTTTGATGCAATG TGGTACACTGATGATGACCACAGTCTCGGCGGATCGGCCAATCAGCACGTGTACACGCACATGAGTCACTTTCTGAAAACCTGCTTTGCTTGA
- the mettl21a gene encoding protein N-lysine methyltransferase METTL21A, producing MALVPYDENVVPALSKLHQTSAEFNLANHRIRLSQDWKRLGVAAVVWDAAVVLCMFLEMGNVELKGKKAIELGAGTGLVGIVAALLGANVTITDREPALEFLTANVRENIPPSQQGAVQVSELTWGENLELYPRGSFDLILGADIVYLEETFPALLQTLEHLSSENTVVLLSCRIRYERDERFLMELRERFSVQEVHYDSQRDIHIYRAVKKTTNTEL from the exons ATGGCTTTGGTGCCCTATGATGAGAATGTAGTGCCTGCTCTGTCAAAACTTCACCAGACGTCAGCTGAGTTTAATCTGGCCAATCACAGGATCAGACTCAGCCAGGACTGGAAGCGATTGGGTGTCGCTGCTGTGGTCTGGGACGCA GCTGTTGTTCTCTGCATGTTCCTGGAAATGGGAAACGTGGAACTAAAAGGAAAGAAAGCTATTGAGCTTGGAGCCGGCACAGGTTTGGTGGGCATTGTAGCTGCTCTGCTTG GAGCAAATGTGACAATCACAGACAGAGAACCTGCCTTGGAATTTCTGACTGCCAACGTGCGTGAAAACATTCCTCCCAGCCAGCAGGGGGCGGTACAAGTATCTGAACTTACCTGGGGTGAGAATCTCGAGCTGTATCCCCGAGGCAGCTTTGATCTGATTCTGGGAGCCGACATTGTTTACCTGGAGGAGACGTTTCCCGCCCTCCTGCAGACTCTTGAGCACCTGAGCTCGGAGAACACGGTGGTGTTGTTGTCCTGTCGGATCCGATATGAGCGGGATGAGCGGTTCCTGATGGAGCTACGGGAGAGGTTCTCCGTGCAAGAGGTCCATTATGACTCTCAAAGGGACATTCACATTTACAGAGCTGTTAAAAAGACAACCAACACCGAACTGTAA
- the LOC137040223 gene encoding uncharacterized protein isoform X1: MFCTLIFFCFWHLNDGVKIVTVMEGYSVTLQASLLMHIPIVYVPYLEWRFGAEDTCLVKVKQLDEKTSEIIYDESAIFRDRLQTDNQTGSLTIRDIRTTDSGLYQMYIPGILTELFNVTVYARLPIPVITRESSCLSSSSSSSSSSSSSSSSSSSSSSSSVSSNCSLVCSAVNVSHVTLSWFKGNRLLSSISVSDAISSVSLPLEVEYQDKNPYSCVLNNPISNQTKHLDIIQLCQTYPAFVCYSFTEAVIRLVISALVGVATVSIVAYDITSRRAERKQRTSPPVPE; this comes from the exons atgttttgcacaTTAATTTTCTTCTGTTTCTGGCATCTGAATG ATGGAGTGAAGATAGTGACAGTGATGGAGGGATATTCTGTCACTCTACAAGCTTCTTTATTAATGCATATTCCAATAGTGTATGTACCATATTTAGAGTGGAGGTTTGGAGCTGAAGATACTTGTTTAGTTAAAGTCAAACAGCTTGATGAGAAGACGAGTGAAATTATATATGATGAGAGTGCCATATTCAGAGACAGACTCCAGACGGACAAtcagactggatctctgaccatcaggGACATCAGAACCACGGACTCTGGACTTTATCAAATGTACATTCCAGGCATTCTAACAGAATTATTCAATGTTACTGTTTACG CTCGTCTTCCTATTCCTGTCATCACCAGAGAATCTTCAtgtttatcatcatcatcatcatcatcatcatcatcatcatcatcatcatcatcatcatcatcatcatcatcatcatcagtgtCATCAAATTGTTCACTGGTGTGTTCAGCTGTGAAtgtgagtcatgtgactctctcctggttcaaaggaaaccgtttattgtccagcatcagtgtgtctgatGCCATCAGCAGCGTCTCTCTTCCTCTGGAGGTGGAATATCAGGATAAAAACCCTTATAGTTGTGTGCTCAACAATCCCATCAGCaaccagaccaaacatctggacATCATTCAACTCTGTCAGACGTATCCAG CCTTTGTCTGTTACAGTTTCACCGAAGCTGTGATCCGATTGGTCATCTCTGCTTTGGTGGGCGTGGCCACTGTTTCCATAGTGGCTTATGACATCACATCCAGAAGAGCAGAAAGGAAACAGAGAACATCCCCGCCAGTCCCTGAATAA
- the LOC137040223 gene encoding uncharacterized protein isoform X2 — MEGYSVTLQASLLMHIPIVYVPYLEWRFGAEDTCLVKVKQLDEKTSEIIYDESAIFRDRLQTDNQTGSLTIRDIRTTDSGLYQMYIPGILTELFNVTVYARLPIPVITRESSCLSSSSSSSSSSSSSSSSSSSSSSSSVSSNCSLVCSAVNVSHVTLSWFKGNRLLSSISVSDAISSVSLPLEVEYQDKNPYSCVLNNPISNQTKHLDIIQLCQTYPAFVCYSFTEAVIRLVISALVGVATVSIVAYDITSRRAERKQRTSPPVPE; from the exons ATGGAGGGATATTCTGTCACTCTACAAGCTTCTTTATTAATGCATATTCCAATAGTGTATGTACCATATTTAGAGTGGAGGTTTGGAGCTGAAGATACTTGTTTAGTTAAAGTCAAACAGCTTGATGAGAAGACGAGTGAAATTATATATGATGAGAGTGCCATATTCAGAGACAGACTCCAGACGGACAAtcagactggatctctgaccatcaggGACATCAGAACCACGGACTCTGGACTTTATCAAATGTACATTCCAGGCATTCTAACAGAATTATTCAATGTTACTGTTTACG CTCGTCTTCCTATTCCTGTCATCACCAGAGAATCTTCAtgtttatcatcatcatcatcatcatcatcatcatcatcatcatcatcatcatcatcatcatcatcatcatcatcatcagtgtCATCAAATTGTTCACTGGTGTGTTCAGCTGTGAAtgtgagtcatgtgactctctcctggttcaaaggaaaccgtttattgtccagcatcagtgtgtctgatGCCATCAGCAGCGTCTCTCTTCCTCTGGAGGTGGAATATCAGGATAAAAACCCTTATAGTTGTGTGCTCAACAATCCCATCAGCaaccagaccaaacatctggacATCATTCAACTCTGTCAGACGTATCCAG CCTTTGTCTGTTACAGTTTCACCGAAGCTGTGATCCGATTGGTCATCTCTGCTTTGGTGGGCGTGGCCACTGTTTCCATAGTGGCTTATGACATCACATCCAGAAGAGCAGAAAGGAAACAGAGAACATCCCCGCCAGTCCCTGAATAA